CGTCAAATATGGCCGCCCGCCACGAGGCGCGCAAATGTCGCGAGGGTGTTGGCGTCGCAAATCCGGCCCGTCGCGATCCATTCCCGCAACTCGGCAGGCGTGAGCGCGCGGCATTCCACGATGGCCTCGTCGTCATCGTGCGCATGTCCGTCGTCGTGGGGCTCCACGCCGGTCGCGAGAAAGAGATGCGCCTGCTCATCGGTGAATCCCACCGAGGAATAATACGAGCCGAGCGGGATCATCTCGCCCGTCGCGTGGGACCCCGTCTCCTCGCGCAGCTCGCGGTGCGCGGCCTCGAGGATGTGCTCCGGCGTCACCGCACCGTCGACCTGGCCCGCGGGAAATTCCCAGAATTCCGCCCGCACCGGCACGCGCTCCTGCCGCACGAGCAGGAACTTGCCTTCCGGCGTGCACGGGGCAATCACGACCGCCTGCTTGCGGCGCACGACCGTCCATTCGACGCCGTTCGGACGCGTGGGCGTGGCGACAAGCTCGCGAACGACGCGCAAATAAGGCGTTTCCGCGAGAATCTCGCGATGGAGTTCGCGCCACCCGCTCATGCCGCGAGGGTCGACCGCCAGAAATCCAGCCGGGCCCGCACGTTCGACGCGGAGGGCGCGCCGATCGCCTTGCGGGCCGCCAGCGCGGTCGGAATGTCGAACACGTCCGCCACATCGTCGGCGAATACCGCCGAGGCCGCCCGATAGGTTTCCGGGGACAATTCATTCAACGGCACGCCGCTGCGCGCAGCCTCGCCGACCAGCTTCCCAACGACTTCATGCGCCTCGCGAAACGGCACGCCTTTCCGCACGAGATAGTCGGCCAGATCGGTCGCGAGCAGCAGCGGATCGGCCACCGCCTCCGCGGCGCGGACGCCATTCACGCGCGCGCCGTCGAGCATTTCGGCGTAAAGCGCGAGTGTGAGATCGATCGTATCGAGCGAGTCGAAGACCGGTTCCTTGTCCTCCTGCATGTCGCGGTTATAGGTCATTGGCAGGCCCTTGAGCACGGTGAGCAGCGCGACCAGATTACCGTAGAGCCGTCCCGTCTTTCCCCGCGTGAGTTCGGCGATGTCCGGATTCTTCTTCTGCGGCATCAGGCTCGAGCCCGTGGTGTGCCGGTCGCTCAGCTCGATGAAACCAAACTCCGCGGACGCCCAGAGGATCACGTCCTCGCTGAGTCGCGAAAGGTGCATGCCGCAGATCGCGAGCGCCGCAAGCAGCTCACAGGCAAAGTCGCGGTCCGAGACGGCGTCCATGCTGTTCTGCGTGACGCCCTCGAAGCCCAGCTCGCGCGCGAGAAACTCGCGATCGATCGGGATCGTCGAGCCGGCAATCGCGCCGGAGCCGAGCGGGAGAAAATTCATCCGGCGGGCGGCATCGGCGATCCGGCCAGCGTCGCGGTCGAGCATCTCGACGTAGGCCAGCAAATGGTGCGCGAAATACACCGGCTGCGCGCGCTGGAGATGCGTGTAGCCGGGAATGACAACGTCCTCATGCCGCTCCGCGAGCCCGACAAGAGCGAGCTGCAGGGCGCGAATCCGCTCGCGCAGGCCCTCCGCCGCGTCGCGCAGATACAGGCGAATATCCACCGCAACCTGGTCGTTGCGGCTGCGGCCGGTGTGCAGCTTCGCCCCCGGCTTGCCGATGCGGCGTGTCAGCTCGGCCTCGATGTTCATGTGCACGTCCTCGAGATCGGTGCGGAATTCGAAGGCGCCCCTGTCGATGTCGGCCTCGATCTCCCGCAGCCCGGCATGAATGGCATCGCGCTCTTCGACGGTAAGAATTCCCGCGCGCTCGAGCGCCGCCGCGTAGGCGATGCTGCCGCGAATGTCGTGCTTATAAAGCCGCCAGTCGAACGATACCGACTCGCTGAACCGCTTGAGGAGGTCGGATTGCTCCTCGGCGAAACGTCCCTTCCACATGCTATCGGTCTTCCCGCTGATTCCGGCAGGCGCCGTGGATCTTCAATTCGTCGCAATGCCCCTCGATGCGCACGATCTTGTTCGTCGGCGAGAACCCGAGGCGGCGGGTGATGCAGTTTTCCAGGAGTTCCATGTTCGGATCTTCAAACTCGATGATCTTGTCGCAGTCGACGCAGATGAGGTGGTTGTGCGTCGGGTGCTCGACGAAATTCGGGTCGTAATACATCACGTCCTTGCCGAGATCGAGTTCGCGCAGGAGGCCGCTGCGCACCAGAAGCGGCAGCGTGCGATAGACGGTCGCCCGCGACACCGACGGCTCGATCTTCTTCGCCATCTCGAGCAACTCCTCGGCGTGAAAATGCTCTTTCGTCTGCATCACGGCCTCGATCAGGGCCTCCCGCTGCACGGTCCGGCGCAGACCTTGTTCGGCCAGATATTCGTATACGGATTCTCGAAGGGGCGTCTCCACTCCGCCCCAGCCTATGGGCTGCCGGAGTCGAGTCAAGGACGGGACGGACGAAAGAAAAAGTGCCAGAGGTCTACGGCAAAGCGAAGAAAGTTACCGTTGCTGCATTCCTGCCCTGGCGGGGTTCACCCGTCCGCAGTCCATAGCCCCTGACGCGTTCAAGATAGGAGGCGCGGTCCGTCGCGCAATGGAAAAAGTCGGAAAGATTGTTTCCGCGATTCCGGGGCTTGCACAATCCCGGGAGGGCGTATATCTCCGTCGCAGGCATGAGGTTTCCCCCCGTCACTTCCGAGCACGATCAAGCCGCAATATTTTTTGTTGCTTGCAATTGCGCGACGAATTCCATACTCGCCACCGCTTAACCTTAACAGTTCCTCACTGACTCCCCTTCCATGGCCAAATATTTGTTGATCGCCGCCGTCGTCATCAGTCTCGCAACGGCTGGCCTCGGTTATAAGAACTACTCGACGCTCACCGCGACCAAAGCCGATCTGGCCAGCACCGAAGGCACTCTCCGCACGACGCAGAAGAATCTCGAAACATCCAAGAAGGATCTCGCCGCCGCCAAGACCGCCACGGAGGCCGCGACCACCGATAAGGAAAAGGCCACCGCGGAACTCGCCGCGACTTCCAGCCAGCTTTCCACCGCCAAATCCTCCCTCGAAGCCGCGGAAGCTGCCACGAAGGAAAAAGAAACCCAGATCGCTGCTCTCCAGAGTGAAATCGACGGCCTGAAGGCCACGATCGCCGCTGGCAACGGTAATGGGGACACAACTGTGGGACCGGCTGGCCCCAGCGCTCGAGAGCAGGAACTCGAAGCCCTCGTTGCCAGCCTCCAGGAGAAGCTGAAGGCCAACGAAGGCCAGCTCGCCGACCTCCGCACGAAGGAAGAAGACCGCCGCAAGAACCAGATGCGCCAGGGCCTCGAGGGTCGCGTGCTCGCCGTCAACTCCGCCTGGAACTTCGTGGTGCTCAGCATCGGCGACAAGCAGGGCGCGGTGAACAACGCCGAACTCCTCCTCAAGCGCGGCGGCCAGTATCTCGGCAAGGTCCGCATCACCTCGGTCGAGCCCTCGACCTCCATCGCCGACATCGTCGCGAACACCCTGCCGCCCGGCGTCGCCGTGCAGCCCGGTGACAGCGTCATCTTCCAGTCGAGCGCGAATTAAGGAGCGCATGTCGCACGGAATCGCCGCCATCTTCGGAATCGCGCTGGCCGGGCTTTTGCTCGGCCTTTCCGCGTGTTCGACCAACGATCCGGACACCGGCCGCCCCCGCGAATCCAACATTCCGTGGAACCGGCCCGCCAGCTGGGAAGGTCCGGGCGTCTACGGCTCCGCGATCAACCAGCGCTGACTTTTCCCGGCGGTCTCTTCGGACCGCCGGTTTCTTTTTGAGCCGATGGCGGGACGCATTCTCGTAATTCGCGGCGGCGCGATCGGGGACTTCATCCTCAACCTCCCCGCGCTCGGTCTCCTGCGGGACGCATTTCCCGAGACGAGCATCGAGCTGCTCGGCTATCGCCACATCGTCGAGATCGCCGTCGATCGCCACTACGCCCAGGCCTCGCGCAGCATCGAATCCGGCCCGCTCGCCGGATTTTTCAATCCAAAGTCCGAACTCGATCCCGAACTCTCGGCCTACTTTGCGAGCTTCGATCAGGTCATCAGCTACCTCTTCGATCCCGATGAGTTCTTTGCCGGGAACCTGCGCCGAGCCGGGGTGAAAAACCTGCTCGTTGGCCAGCCGAAGCTCGCGGACCACAGCCACGCCGCGAATCAGCTTGCCGCCCCGCTGGAACAGCTCGCCCTCTTTCTCGAGGACCCGGCCGCGCGAATTTTTCCGAACGACCACGATCGCGAGGCTGCCCGAGAATGGCTCGGGGGACCGCCGCCCGTCGCGATCCATCCCGGCAGCGGTGGCACGAAGAAAAACTGGCCGCTCGATCGCTGGATCGCCCTCGCGATCCACCTGCTTGCCGCCGGCGAGCGTCTCCTCGTCATTGGCGGAGAAAGTGACCAGCCGCAACTCGCCGAGCTTCGCGCCGCCCTCGCCGGCCGCGCCGTTCGGTTTGCGGAACACCTGCCCCTCCCCACCCTTGGCGCCGTGCTGGCGGGCTGCCGGCTGTTCGTCGGCCACGACAGCGGCATTTCTCACCTCGCCGCCGCGGCGGGTGCACCCTGCGTTCTGCTCTTCGGCCCGACCGATCCCACCGTCTGGGGGCCGCGGAACCCCGGCGTCCGCATCATTTCCTCGCCGACCGGCGTGACGGCCGACATCACGCTGGATTCCGTGCGGGAAATGGTCGATCAACTCAGAGCGGATGCCTGAAACTCGCCTCATTGCCATCGACCCGTCCCTGCGCTGCTCGGGCTACGCCCTGCTCGCGTCCGACGGGCGCCGCCACCGCGCACTCGATTACGGCGTGATTCGCAATGTCGCCTCGTTGCGCCCTTCCGGCTGCCTCATGGCCATCCATGACCGCGTGCGCGAGCTCTTGACGCAATG
The genomic region above belongs to Chthoniobacterales bacterium and contains:
- the argH gene encoding argininosuccinate lyase, with translation MWKGRFAEEQSDLLKRFSESVSFDWRLYKHDIRGSIAYAAALERAGILTVEERDAIHAGLREIEADIDRGAFEFRTDLEDVHMNIEAELTRRIGKPGAKLHTGRSRNDQVAVDIRLYLRDAAEGLRERIRALQLALVGLAERHEDVVIPGYTHLQRAQPVYFAHHLLAYVEMLDRDAGRIADAARRMNFLPLGSGAIAGSTIPIDREFLARELGFEGVTQNSMDAVSDRDFACELLAALAICGMHLSRLSEDVILWASAEFGFIELSDRHTTGSSLMPQKKNPDIAELTRGKTGRLYGNLVALLTVLKGLPMTYNRDMQEDKEPVFDSLDTIDLTLALYAEMLDGARVNGVRAAEAVADPLLLATDLADYLVRKGVPFREAHEVVGKLVGEAARSGVPLNELSPETYRAASAVFADDVADVFDIPTALAARKAIGAPSASNVRARLDFWRSTLAA
- a CDS encoding glycosyltransferase family 9 protein; the protein is MAGRILVIRGGAIGDFILNLPALGLLRDAFPETSIELLGYRHIVEIAVDRHYAQASRSIESGPLAGFFNPKSELDPELSAYFASFDQVISYLFDPDEFFAGNLRRAGVKNLLVGQPKLADHSHAANQLAAPLEQLALFLEDPAARIFPNDHDREAAREWLGGPPPVAIHPGSGGTKKNWPLDRWIALAIHLLAAGERLLVIGGESDQPQLAELRAALAGRAVRFAEHLPLPTLGAVLAGCRLFVGHDSGISHLAAAAGAPCVLLFGPTDPTVWGPRNPGVRIISSPTGVTADITLDSVREMVDQLRADA
- a CDS encoding NUDIX hydrolase, encoding MSGWRELHREILAETPYLRVVRELVATPTRPNGVEWTVVRRKQAVVIAPCTPEGKFLLVRQERVPVRAEFWEFPAGQVDGAVTPEHILEAAHRELREETGSHATGEMIPLGSYYSSVGFTDEQAHLFLATGVEPHDDGHAHDDDEAIVECRALTPAELREWIATGRICDANTLATFARLVAGGHI
- a CDS encoding transcriptional repressor — protein: METPLRESVYEYLAEQGLRRTVQREALIEAVMQTKEHFHAEELLEMAKKIEPSVSRATVYRTLPLLVRSGLLRELDLGKDVMYYDPNFVEHPTHNHLICVDCDKIIEFEDPNMELLENCITRRLGFSPTNKIVRIEGHCDELKIHGACRNQREDR